CCAGGGGAGAGGTTCACGGTTTTACCCAGCTGGCAGTCATGCGAGACGATCGCGCCGGTGTTGATGATTGTGCCGAAGCCGGCAGTCACTTCCGTGCCGACATAGGCCAGGGGAAAAACCTGCACCCCATCGATCAGATCGGCGCTGTCTTCAATAAAAGCGGTGGGGTGGATCACTTTCGGGAATTGGAAACCAGCCTGCCGCAGCAGGTCAAAGACGGATAAGCGGGCATTCAGATTGCCGATTCCGCCCACGCCATTGATCGCCAGCCGAATGCCGTCGGCGGCCAACTTTGCCAGAGTATCCCGCCCCCCAAGGACAGGCAGCCCCAGCACGGTCTCACCGGCAGGGACGCCGTCATCGACGAAGCCCAGCAGGTCAAATCCGCCCATCTTTTGGATCAACGCGGCCAGTGAACGGCCGTGCCCACCTGCGCCAAAGATCACCAACCTTTTCTCGCCTTCCGAGACGGGGGGTAAATTGGCAGCGGCTTTTTGAGCGAGCAGTTCTGCGACCATCTGGCGGGTGACCAACGGGCCAAGGGGCAGCGCTGCCAGGTCCAGGCCGTTACCTTCAGCCAGTTCCCGTGCAGGGGTGGTGATCCGTAAGCCTTGCGGGGCAGCTTCTTCAGCAGCTTCAACAGCTTTTGCCCAGGGAGATAA
This Chloroflexota bacterium DNA region includes the following protein-coding sequences:
- a CDS encoding NeuD/PglB/VioB family sugar acetyltransferase → MSEKLIPIQVPLLNPNEKEALLVALEAAEGEAVQQDDVIAVVETTKSTGEVNAPAAGYLVGVRYQPGQSMIAGEVLAYIGESPDSSDPNLSPWAKAVEAAEEAAPQGLRITTPARELAEGNGLDLAALPLGPLVTRQMVAELLAQKAAANLPPVSEGEKRLVIFGAGGHGRSLAALIQKMGGFDLLGFVDDGVPAGETVLGLPVLGGRDTLAKLAADGIRLAINGVGGIGNLNARLSVFDLLRQAGFQFPKVIHPTAFIEDSADLIDGVQVFPLAYVGTEVTAGFGTIINTGAIVSHDCQLGKTVNLSPGATLAGGVTVGEGTLIGMRATVNLNVKIGAYALVGNGATVKANVPDRGVVPAGTIWPPHN